The following proteins are co-located in the Paenibacillus sp. JNUCC32 genome:
- a CDS encoding Gfo/Idh/MocA family protein: MTVISIGLIGCGSIAVKHIESIARFPEAKLVALCDVNTAQMKELADLWFLKRGENESIIKYSDYEELLADPSIAIVVIATISGTHAAIAKAALQANKHIVLEKPAALSLQEVDELIQLAAQRKRIVQVCHQLRYRPLFKKIKELIATGALGKIVTASVKLRIFRPAHYFQLAPWRGTWEHDGGMLLNQGIHAIDLLQWNIGMPSQIYGGLYSHNRTTKETEDVAIGLMMFPNGTQAIIEANSVTPPENLEQSLFLLGDKGTISISGSKMERIDRWYIEGYPHAEEEALLLLQDKDEHVSMYRVMIDACQGKHSGDLVTLEESRRSLELIFALYSSATKSEIQQLPLDEFSTLQMKLK; the protein is encoded by the coding sequence ATGACTGTTATTTCGATTGGCCTGATAGGTTGTGGATCGATTGCAGTGAAACATATTGAATCGATTGCGCGCTTTCCGGAAGCAAAGCTGGTTGCCCTGTGCGACGTCAATACAGCCCAGATGAAGGAGCTCGCTGACTTATGGTTTTTGAAACGGGGAGAGAATGAAAGCATTATTAAGTATAGCGATTATGAGGAGTTGCTTGCCGATCCTTCGATAGCCATTGTCGTCATTGCCACGATATCCGGAACGCATGCTGCAATAGCTAAAGCAGCGCTGCAAGCTAATAAGCATATTGTGCTTGAGAAACCGGCAGCTCTTTCCTTACAGGAAGTGGATGAATTGATACAGCTTGCCGCTCAGCGGAAACGAATTGTGCAAGTGTGCCATCAATTGCGTTATCGTCCATTGTTCAAAAAAATAAAAGAACTTATTGCTACAGGAGCTTTAGGAAAAATAGTAACAGCATCCGTGAAGTTGAGAATTTTTCGTCCTGCCCATTATTTTCAGCTTGCGCCGTGGAGAGGGACTTGGGAGCACGATGGTGGGATGCTCCTTAATCAAGGTATCCACGCCATAGATCTATTACAATGGAATATCGGTATGCCTTCTCAAATTTACGGTGGATTATATTCTCATAATCGTACTACTAAGGAAACGGAGGATGTAGCGATTGGCCTCATGATGTTTCCGAACGGTACTCAAGCTATAATTGAAGCCAACTCGGTAACGCCGCCAGAAAATTTGGAGCAATCACTGTTTTTGCTGGGAGATAAGGGAACGATCAGTATTAGCGGGTCGAAGATGGAGCGAATAGACCGGTGGTATATAGAGGGCTACCCCCACGCAGAAGAAGAGGCATTATTGCTGTTGCAAGACAAAGATGAACATGTGTCTATGTATCGAGTAATGATCGACGCTTGTCAAGGGAAGCATAGCGGGGATCTGGTTACCCTTGAGGAGAGCAGACGTTCGTTGGAACTTATCTTCGCCTTGTATTCGTCTGCCACTAAATCCGAAATTCAACAATTGCCGCTGGATGAATTCTCCACACTTCAAATGAAGCTGAAATAA